The following coding sequences lie in one Anomalospiza imberbis isolate Cuckoo-Finch-1a 21T00152 chromosome 17, ASM3175350v1, whole genome shotgun sequence genomic window:
- the STAU1 gene encoding double-stranded RNA-binding protein Staufen homolog 1 isoform X5 → MSQVQIQNPSAAHAGSQILNKNPSLSQPLSIPSTTSSLPSENAGRPIQNSALPSASVTSTNAAAAPSNMANPKEKTPMCLVNELARFNKIQPEYKLLSEQGPAHSKVFTVQLTLGDQHWEAEGTSIKKAQHAAAAKALEGTKFPKPTARPSRSEGKNPDSVTPTVELNALCMKLGKKPMYKPIDPYTGMRSTYSYTMRGGTYPPRYFYPFPVGPLLYQVELSIGGQQFHGKGRTRQAAKHDAAAKALKVLQNEPLPEKPEVNGKEPDDENLNKSEISQVFEIALKRNLPVNFEFFPLKQVTKESGPPHMKSFVTKVSVGEFMGEGEGKSKKISKKNAAIAVLEELKKLPPLPTVEKMKPRIKKKTKSIVKLQTSPEYGQGMNPISRLAQIQQAKKEKEPEYMLITERGLPRRREFVMQVKVGVHTAEGMGTNKKVAKRNAAENMLEILGFKVPQPQPPKPALKTEEKTPVKKPGDGRKVTFFEPGSEETSARGLSNSSSSACTSLLPGNKEDEFRMPYLSHQQLPAGILPMVPEVAQAVGANQGHHTKEFSRAAPNPAKATVTAMIARELLYGGTSPTAETILKSSNSSGHFPHGPLTRPSEQLDYLSNVQGIQVEYKDFPKNNKNEFVSLINCSSQPPLISHGIGKDVESCHDMAALNILKLLSELDQQTTEMPRTGNGPMSVNGK, encoded by the exons ATGTCTCAAGTTCAGATTCAGAATCCTTCTGCTGCCCATGCAGGGAGCCAAATACTGAATAAAAACCCATCTCTTTCACAGCCTTTGAGTATTCCTTCTACTACCAGTTCTTTGCCCTCTGAAAATGCAGGCAGACCTATCCAGAACTCTGCTTTGCCCTCTGCTTCAGTTACATCCACCAATGCAGCTGCAG CTCCTTCAAACATGGCAAACCCCAAAGAGAAAACCCCCATGTGTCTCGTGAATGAATTAGCCCGTTTCAACAAGATTCAGCCCGAGTATAAGCTTCTGAGTGAGCAAGGTCCAGCTCATTCCAAG gTGTTTACAGTGCAGCTGACTCTTGGGGACCAGCATTGGGAAGCTGAAGGAACTAGTATTAAAAAAGCGCAACATGCAGCAGCTGCCAAAGCTTTGGAAGGGACAAAATTCCCTAAACCTACGGCTCGTCCATCTCGTAGTGAAGGCAAGAATCCAG ACAGCGTAACCCCCACAGTGGAGTTGAATGCACTTTGCATGAAGCTGGGGAAGAAGCCCATGTACAAACCCATCGACCCTTACACGGGGATGAGATCCACCTACAGCTACACCATGCGAGGTGGCACCTACCCCCCACG GTACTTTTACCCATTTCCTGTTGGGCCTTTACTTTATCAAGTGGAGCTTTCAATTGGAGGGCAGCAGTTTCATGGGAAGGGAAGAACAAGACAAGCTGCTAAGCATGATGCAGCTGCTAAAGCTCTGAAAGTTTTGCAGAATGAGCCCTTGCCTGAGAAACCAGAG GTTAACGGAAAAGAACCAGATGATGAAAATCTCAATAAATCTGAAATAAGCCAAGTTTTTGAGATTGCACTTAAAAGGAACTTGCCTGTGAATTTTGAG TTTTTCCCTCTGAAACAGGTGACTAAGGAAAGTGGTCCTCCCCATATGAAGAGTTTTGTAACCAAGGTATCAGTTGGAGAATTCATGGGTGAAGGTGAAGGAAAGAGCAAGAAGATCtcaaagaaaaatgctgcaaTAGCAGTCCtagaagaactgaaaaaatTGCCACCCCTTCCTACAGTTGAGAAGATGAAGCCACgaatcaaaaagaaaacaaaatcaataGTGAAG CTGCAGACAAGTCCAGAATACGGCCAAGGAATGAATCCCATTAGCAGACTTGCCCAGATACAGCAGGccaagaaggagaaggagcctgAGTACATGCTCATCACAGAACGTGGGCTGCCCAGGCGCAGGGAGTTCGTCATGCAG GTGAAAGTTGGTGTGCACACAGCTGAAGGAATGGGCACAAACAAAAAGGTTGCTAAACGCAATGCAGCAGAGAATATGTTGGAAATATTAGGTTTCAAAGTCCCTCAACCTCAGCCTCCAAAACCAGCATTAAAGACGGAGGAGAAG ACCCCAGTGAAGAAACCAGGTGATGGAAGAAAAGTAACCTTCTTTGAGCCGGGCTCTGAAGAGACTTCAGCTA GAGGGCTCTCAAACAGCAGCTCTTCAGCATGCACCTCTCTGCTCCCAGGTAATAAAGAAGATGAGTTTAGGATGCCTTATCTCAGCCATCAGCAGCTTCCTGCTGGAATTCTTCCCATGGTCCCTGAGGTTGCACAGGCTGTAGGAGCCAATCAAGGACACCACACCAAAGAGTTCAGTCGGGCAGCTCCCAACCCTGCCAAGGCCACGGTGACGGCGATGATCGCCAGGGAGCTGCTCTACGGGGGCACCTCTCCGACTGCCGAGACCATCTTGAAGAGCAGCAACTCCTCAGGCCACTTCCCCCACGGGCCCCTGACCAGGCCCTCCGAGCAGCTGGACTATCTCTCCAACGTTCAAGGAATCCAG GTTGAATATAAAGACTTTCCAAAAAATAACAAGAACGAGTTTGTATCTCTTATAAACTGTTCCTCTCAGCCACCGCTGATCAGTCATGGGATTGGAAAGGATGTGGAGTCTTGCCACGACATG
- the STAU1 gene encoding double-stranded RNA-binding protein Staufen homolog 1 isoform X1, with product MSQVQIQNPSAAHAGSQILNKNPSLSQPLSIPSTTSSLPSENAGRPIQNSALPSASVTSTNAAAAPSNMANPKEKTPMCLVNELARFNKIQPEYKLLSEQGPAHSKVFTVQLTLGDQHWEAEGTSIKKAQHAAAAKALEGTKFPKPTARPSRSEGKNPDSVTPTVELNALCMKLGKKPMYKPIDPYTGMRSTYSYTMRGGTYPPRYFYPFPVGPLLYQVELSIGGQQFHGKGRTRQAAKHDAAAKALKVLQNEPLPEKPEVNGKEPDDENLNKSEISQVFEIALKRNLPVNFEFFPLKQVTKESGPPHMKSFVTKVSVGEFMGEGEGKSKKISKKNAAIAVLEELKKLPPLPTVEKMKPRIKKKTKSIVKLQTSPEYGQGMNPISRLAQIQQAKKEKEPEYMLITERGLPRRREFVMQVKVGVHTAEGMGTNKKVAKRNAAENMLEILGFKVPQPQPPKPALKTEEKTPVKKPGDGRKVTFFEPGSEETSARGLSNSSSSACTSLLPGNKEDEFRMPYLSHQQLPAGILPMVPEVAQAVGANQGHHTKEFSRAAPNPAKATVTAMIARELLYGGTSPTAETILKSSNSSGHFPHGPLTRPSEQLDYLSNVQGIQVEYKDFPKNNKNEFVSLINCSSQPPLISHGIGKDVESCHDMAALNILKLLSELDQQTTEMPRTGNGPMSVCVKQEMESDPLLKPASANPLGQTLDSTA from the exons ATGTCTCAAGTTCAGATTCAGAATCCTTCTGCTGCCCATGCAGGGAGCCAAATACTGAATAAAAACCCATCTCTTTCACAGCCTTTGAGTATTCCTTCTACTACCAGTTCTTTGCCCTCTGAAAATGCAGGCAGACCTATCCAGAACTCTGCTTTGCCCTCTGCTTCAGTTACATCCACCAATGCAGCTGCAG CTCCTTCAAACATGGCAAACCCCAAAGAGAAAACCCCCATGTGTCTCGTGAATGAATTAGCCCGTTTCAACAAGATTCAGCCCGAGTATAAGCTTCTGAGTGAGCAAGGTCCAGCTCATTCCAAG gTGTTTACAGTGCAGCTGACTCTTGGGGACCAGCATTGGGAAGCTGAAGGAACTAGTATTAAAAAAGCGCAACATGCAGCAGCTGCCAAAGCTTTGGAAGGGACAAAATTCCCTAAACCTACGGCTCGTCCATCTCGTAGTGAAGGCAAGAATCCAG ACAGCGTAACCCCCACAGTGGAGTTGAATGCACTTTGCATGAAGCTGGGGAAGAAGCCCATGTACAAACCCATCGACCCTTACACGGGGATGAGATCCACCTACAGCTACACCATGCGAGGTGGCACCTACCCCCCACG GTACTTTTACCCATTTCCTGTTGGGCCTTTACTTTATCAAGTGGAGCTTTCAATTGGAGGGCAGCAGTTTCATGGGAAGGGAAGAACAAGACAAGCTGCTAAGCATGATGCAGCTGCTAAAGCTCTGAAAGTTTTGCAGAATGAGCCCTTGCCTGAGAAACCAGAG GTTAACGGAAAAGAACCAGATGATGAAAATCTCAATAAATCTGAAATAAGCCAAGTTTTTGAGATTGCACTTAAAAGGAACTTGCCTGTGAATTTTGAG TTTTTCCCTCTGAAACAGGTGACTAAGGAAAGTGGTCCTCCCCATATGAAGAGTTTTGTAACCAAGGTATCAGTTGGAGAATTCATGGGTGAAGGTGAAGGAAAGAGCAAGAAGATCtcaaagaaaaatgctgcaaTAGCAGTCCtagaagaactgaaaaaatTGCCACCCCTTCCTACAGTTGAGAAGATGAAGCCACgaatcaaaaagaaaacaaaatcaataGTGAAG CTGCAGACAAGTCCAGAATACGGCCAAGGAATGAATCCCATTAGCAGACTTGCCCAGATACAGCAGGccaagaaggagaaggagcctgAGTACATGCTCATCACAGAACGTGGGCTGCCCAGGCGCAGGGAGTTCGTCATGCAG GTGAAAGTTGGTGTGCACACAGCTGAAGGAATGGGCACAAACAAAAAGGTTGCTAAACGCAATGCAGCAGAGAATATGTTGGAAATATTAGGTTTCAAAGTCCCTCAACCTCAGCCTCCAAAACCAGCATTAAAGACGGAGGAGAAG ACCCCAGTGAAGAAACCAGGTGATGGAAGAAAAGTAACCTTCTTTGAGCCGGGCTCTGAAGAGACTTCAGCTA GAGGGCTCTCAAACAGCAGCTCTTCAGCATGCACCTCTCTGCTCCCAGGTAATAAAGAAGATGAGTTTAGGATGCCTTATCTCAGCCATCAGCAGCTTCCTGCTGGAATTCTTCCCATGGTCCCTGAGGTTGCACAGGCTGTAGGAGCCAATCAAGGACACCACACCAAAGAGTTCAGTCGGGCAGCTCCCAACCCTGCCAAGGCCACGGTGACGGCGATGATCGCCAGGGAGCTGCTCTACGGGGGCACCTCTCCGACTGCCGAGACCATCTTGAAGAGCAGCAACTCCTCAGGCCACTTCCCCCACGGGCCCCTGACCAGGCCCTCCGAGCAGCTGGACTATCTCTCCAACGTTCAAGGAATCCAG GTTGAATATAAAGACTTTCCAAAAAATAACAAGAACGAGTTTGTATCTCTTATAAACTGTTCCTCTCAGCCACCGCTGATCAGTCATGGGATTGGAAAGGATGTGGAGTCTTGCCACGACATG